In Diadema setosum chromosome 2, eeDiaSeto1, whole genome shotgun sequence, the DNA window GTCGTCTGATCCTCCCGAAGAAGTTGGTATCTAGCGGGCTTCCCTCTTCGAAGTACAAGGCCATGATGCTCTCCACTTCTTTTTCTGCTGGCTTCACTGACGGTGTTCTGATTGCCAAACCTTTGTTTAGCTGTTCCATGAAGTCCTTATAGAATGTGAAGATGGCTTCGGAGCGACCACTTCCCTTTAGGTCTTCAGCGCACTGCACAGCTCGAGTCACGAGCGCTGTAGCGGCCTTGTCCGGTTCAAGAACCTCGCCTATTGCTCTTGCTATTGATTGGCGCTGCTCCGTTATGTAATCGGTCATCCTCTTCTTGGTTTGAAGTAGTTCAGAGAAACGAGAATTGTAGACTTCGTTGACTGCCGTTTCCACTTCATCAAGCCGCCCGTTGCCTTTAGCTCCCAAAGACGTTAGGTAGCTCTGAAAGTTTGCATGTTCCTCCCTCCATCGACGGACCTCATTACCCATACGACTCATATTCTTTTCTCTGGCGATAGCTGCTTCTTATAGACTTTTTGGACCGTCGCCATGTTTGAGGTGATCCGTGAGGGCACAGTCACTGCAGATGATCTGATGACAAGGTTCGCACGCGAATTTCATCTCGATTTGGGGATGCTTTGGACACGGATTTTTCGGAATATTGCTGCGCTTGGCAATTTCCAGTGCTTCCATGATTCCATTATGGACCTCCATGATGCCATTCGCAATGAAGTTAGTCAAAAGATTATCAACCCTCGTCCTGCTCACGCTCATTCTCTTTCGGCACAGTGGACATTCCATGGTCGCAGAGCCCTCCCCAGCGTGGTGATTGATCAGGCCTGACAGACATTCTTTGCAGAAAGTATGTCCACATGCGGATAAAAGCTTAGGATCTTTAAGTTTGCCATGACATATCGGACACTGGAGAAGCTGTTCTAACGCCTTGTCAACACCACACGCCATGTTGCTTGTGGAGTTGTGTACAAGAGTGTGTTCGCGAGCAAACAATGTCAGACAATGCCATTGCTAAAAAGCAGAACTATCGAAAttgagtgaaagagagagagagagagagacggcgGGGGGTACAGAGAGAAAGCAGCATGTAGATAGTAGACAGACTTTTATGATGCACTGCACTCAGTACGTCTAGTATTTAACATATTCATGCTTCCGCCTCCAAAGGCGACGCCAGAGGTAGAATGGCATTATTTTTTGTACCTGTTGGTTGCTGGTATGTCTTTCCACACTCCCAACATGTCGAATGAGGAAATATGATACTAAGTATGTAGGCCTccttccacgtcttacaagcttggcttttttagtggaacactgttttccatcattgtgattatttactatttttgttgccatggcaaagtgcattgtttcttttttacgacatcattcgtgtatatactttatattgtatctttaaaaaaaaatcctttatcagacgagtgtaagagaaacaaaaaaagatgtatcactttggatcatgtcaactttttcttttcttttctttttgatgatggacataaataaactattgaattgaattgaataggaAGCCCTATACGCTCACAACTGGAAGAAAGTCTGATGAAATCAAGGGTTACTGAATTTGACTATTACGAGGTCAATCTCCCGTCATGACCTCAGGTATGGGGCAAGTTTATATCTATGAAAGAAAGCAGAAGAGAAGCCAAGGGACTTATACTTCTTTGACTCCCCTCCATCGTACCAGAGCATTTAAACACTGTATCATGCATCGTATGTGAGAGTATTGCAATATACCAAACAAACCTCACGGTTAAGTAAaatgataaacataataataatgtgaaTGTGTAAAGTCTGTGTGACAGAAATCAATAACAGCCTTAGGAGCTCAATGCAATGTATTCATTCGAGGACACACGATGTGGCTCAACAATGACGTAGTGAGAAGCAGCAGTCATTTTACTGTCATGATTTTCTCATGGGTCTCAATGGTCTCCAGCTTTGTCTGTTCCAGATTGTTCCGTCGGTGCATATGACAGTTTATTAGAATACTTACCGCTTGATGTGCGAGTGAGTGCGTGTGCGTATGAGTGCACATGTGTTGTGCTTGCTTTTTGCATTTAAGTTTAAAGTTCAGGTAGATGAGATTAGAGTAAAGATGAGAGGAACATGAAGAAGCGTGTTACTCGTGCTGTACAGTAAGAACAGGttcgaagatttttttttctttagaaaatgaaattttgtgatttttttttttttttttttttggggggggggttaaaactGAATAGAGGGCTGCAAACACCTATACATTACCATGAAGttgccattttttcccctttaaaattTTCTAGTTCATAAGTCTTTGGTCTGTCCCCTTTATCCCCCCAAAATTTTGAATGATCTGctcttatttttctgtttttagacaaacaacataatatcaggatggaattttcctttaaccctattctaactgggctatttgagacgaagtttttactgggggggggggtcaatttgacccccccttcagatctcggccgccgattgcgcgatcgccgcaaaattttgcctgaagatagagccggatgtcaactacaagattacatggtcatacaataaaaaaattttgatttcatattttttaataaattaattatgcaaattaacacATGAAATCAtcttttcacctataactccatcaaaaagactgaaggattattaaatttttgtg includes these proteins:
- the LOC140246360 gene encoding tripartite motif containing 13-like, giving the protein MACGVDKALEQLLQCPICHGKLKDPKLLSACGHTFCKECLSGLINHHAGEGSATMECPLCRKRMSVSRTRVDNLLTNFIANGIMEVHNGIMEALEIAKRSNIPKNPCPKHPQIEMKFACEPCHQIICSDCALTDHLKHGDGPKSL